Proteins from one Waddliaceae bacterium genomic window:
- a CDS encoding dicarboxylate/amino acid:cation symporter, with product MKLWVKIVIGMFVGVVAGAFLGPHGEIFKPVGTMFLNLINMLVMLLVFASMTVGITSIHDPKKLGRIGFKTLGLYFLTTTIAIIIGLIFVKTMRPGADIGLKSISTTTLGELPSITAMILNMVPSNPIRALAEGQVLQVIVFAIFLGIAINAAGSRARPLLKVLEALAEVMYKLTDIVMKFAPYGVCATMAWVAGAFGLEILLPLGKFLTCNFIACVFHILLVYCGMLFIAKLNPLHFFKGMGDAIAFAFSTSSSTASLPITMHCVQENLGVSKKLSNFILPLGATVNMNGAAIAQAVSALFIAQAYGIELSMASQLSIIVTATLSAVGAAGIPGTGFIMLSVVLTAAGLPLEGLALIAGVDRLREMVSTVVNVLGDAVVAVVVAKNEGELDEDQYRHTERVALEESDL from the coding sequence ATGAAACTATGGGTTAAAATCGTTATCGGCATGTTCGTCGGTGTCGTCGCTGGAGCTTTCCTGGGACCACATGGCGAAATATTCAAGCCCGTAGGGACGATGTTTCTGAACCTGATAAATATGCTCGTGATGCTTCTAGTTTTCGCCTCGATGACTGTAGGGATAACGTCAATCCACGACCCCAAAAAGCTGGGAAGGATAGGATTCAAAACACTAGGGCTGTATTTCTTGACGACGACGATAGCGATAATCATAGGGCTTATCTTCGTAAAAACAATGCGCCCAGGTGCCGATATAGGACTAAAAAGCATAAGCACTACGACGCTAGGGGAACTTCCAAGCATCACCGCCATGATACTGAATATGGTGCCAAGCAACCCAATACGCGCCCTCGCTGAAGGACAGGTGCTGCAGGTTATCGTCTTCGCAATATTCCTCGGCATAGCAATAAACGCCGCAGGAAGTAGAGCACGGCCGTTGCTTAAAGTCCTCGAAGCCCTCGCTGAAGTTATGTATAAACTCACAGACATCGTAATGAAATTCGCGCCATATGGAGTGTGCGCTACGATGGCATGGGTGGCAGGGGCCTTTGGACTCGAAATTTTATTGCCTCTAGGGAAATTCCTCACCTGCAACTTCATAGCGTGTGTGTTCCATATATTATTAGTATATTGCGGGATGCTCTTCATAGCAAAACTTAACCCGCTACATTTTTTCAAAGGCATGGGAGATGCTATAGCCTTCGCATTCTCGACGAGTAGCAGCACCGCCTCACTGCCAATAACAATGCATTGCGTACAGGAAAACCTTGGCGTCTCGAAGAAACTCTCGAACTTTATACTGCCACTAGGCGCTACCGTTAATATGAACGGAGCAGCAATAGCACAGGCAGTGTCGGCACTGTTCATAGCACAGGCCTACGGAATAGAACTATCTATGGCATCACAGCTCTCGATAATAGTGACAGCAACACTGTCAGCAGTAGGCGCCGCAGGGATACCAGGGACGGGATTCATCATGCTGTCGGTAGTGCTTACTGCAGCAGGGCTTCCTCTCGAAGGCCTGGCACTAATCGCCGGCGTCGATAGACTGAGAGAGATGGTGTCGACAGTAGTAAACGTCCTCGGTGACGCCGTCGTCGCCGTCGTCGTAGCAAAAAATGAGGGAGAACTCGACGAAGATCAATACCGCCACACAGAACGCGTCGCATTAGAAGAAAGCGACTTATAA
- the gmhA gene encoding D-sedoheptulose 7-phosphate isomerase produces MKEAISVAVNDSARAVEQLNTEESLTFIAKTAEMIAEAFNKGNKVIVAGNGGSLCDAMHFAEELTGRFRGDRMALPAIALADSSHITCVANDFGFDSIFSRGVEAYGKPGDIFVGLSTSGNSPNIIKAFDAAKERELITVSFLGKDGGKLKGFADAELMISGFKTSDRVQEAHMTAIHIIIEMVEKILFG; encoded by the coding sequence ATGAAAGAGGCTATATCAGTTGCTGTCAACGACAGCGCACGCGCCGTTGAACAGCTCAATACCGAAGAATCACTTACTTTTATCGCAAAGACGGCGGAAATGATCGCCGAAGCATTCAACAAAGGAAATAAAGTTATCGTCGCCGGCAATGGCGGAAGCTTATGCGATGCGATGCATTTCGCCGAAGAGCTTACTGGAAGATTCCGAGGGGATCGCATGGCGCTTCCAGCTATAGCCCTTGCCGATTCGTCACATATAACATGTGTAGCTAATGACTTTGGCTTCGACAGCATCTTCTCTCGCGGCGTCGAAGCATATGGTAAGCCAGGCGATATCTTCGTAGGACTTTCGACGAGCGGAAACTCTCCTAATATCATCAAAGCTTTCGATGCAGCGAAAGAACGCGAACTCATCACGGTATCGTTCCTAGGAAAAGACGGCGGAAAGCTTAAAGGCTTCGCCGATGCAGAGCTTATGATCTCAGGATTCAAGACTTCCGACCGCGTGCAAGAGGCGCATATGACCGCAATTCATATCATCATAGAGATGGTCGAAAAGATACTCTTCGGATAA
- a CDS encoding KpsF/GutQ family sugar-phosphate isomerase — MLKELFKKQQQYINAFFDKLDHKKAHEIFDAFLACKGTIFFAGVGKSGFIANKIATTMTSTGTKALCLSPTDALHGDIGIVKEEDVFVLISKSGETEELLNLVPYIRNKGAYVIAFVSRENSRLEKACDKSIYLPLEKELCPFDLVPATSAAIQLIFGDVLAVALMHAKNFSLDEYARNHPLGRIGKRITMRVRDLMLHGDKIPICSPEDKLFDVLVELSNKQCGCVVVTKEEKICGIFTDGDLRRSLQEKGGDVLNVPMKDLMMENPRSIEAGKLAAEAMHVMEDDQKHPIMVLPVTEGDKLVGVIKMHDIVQSGL; from the coding sequence ATGCTCAAAGAACTTTTCAAAAAACAACAGCAATATATCAACGCTTTTTTTGACAAACTCGACCACAAAAAAGCTCACGAAATCTTCGATGCATTCCTCGCATGCAAAGGGACGATATTCTTCGCAGGAGTAGGGAAAAGCGGATTCATCGCAAATAAAATCGCTACGACAATGACGTCGACAGGGACAAAAGCATTATGCCTGTCACCAACAGATGCTCTACATGGTGATATCGGTATAGTCAAAGAGGAAGACGTCTTTGTCCTCATCAGCAAAAGCGGCGAGACCGAAGAGCTTCTAAACCTCGTGCCATATATCCGCAACAAAGGCGCCTATGTTATTGCCTTCGTTTCACGGGAGAACAGCCGCCTCGAAAAAGCATGCGACAAAAGCATATACCTCCCCCTAGAAAAAGAGCTATGCCCCTTCGATCTCGTCCCCGCAACGTCAGCAGCAATACAGCTAATCTTCGGCGATGTCCTCGCCGTAGCACTAATGCACGCCAAAAACTTCAGCCTAGACGAATACGCAAGAAATCACCCTCTAGGAAGGATAGGGAAGCGTATTACGATGAGAGTACGCGATCTTATGCTTCACGGCGATAAAATACCAATATGCTCGCCAGAAGATAAGCTCTTCGACGTCCTCGTAGAACTCTCTAACAAACAATGCGGATGCGTTGTCGTTACCAAAGAAGAAAAAATTTGCGGTATCTTCACCGACGGAGACCTTAGACGTTCACTACAAGAAAAAGGTGGAGACGTCCTAAACGTCCCCATGAAAGATCTTATGATGGAAAACCCCCGAAGCATAGAAGCCGGCAAACTCGCCGCAGAAGCCATGCACGTTATGGAAGACGACCAAAAACACCCCATAATGGTCCTGCCCGTCACCGAGGGAGACAAACTCGTCGGAGTCATCAAAATGCACGACATCGTACAGTCAGGACTGTAA
- the lpxK gene encoding tetraacyldisaccharide 4'-kinase yields the protein MKKKSGGIVWADIVGKKRYGIIGAIARMLLFPLGKLYATVAILRNIMYDKGVFAVKSADITVVSVGNIVVGGTGKTPVTLLLAKALKDHNIAIVSRGYKSPAEKASAPQVLSYGDGPQYSARQCGDEAYLLAKNADNAIVVVGKDRHRAAKMAAKAGADVVILDDGMQYRRLARDVEVVVMDGNDLFGKGHCIPRGFLREPLWGLERADVIVVNNIVDERHYNDAYKALHRYTVAPIIGVTPRHAGVYALDGERIEDIKGKKVGIFCGIAKPEYFRRQVELQGADVVDELFVTDHVAIDIKAIIRFAEECKNKGCDLVLCTEKDSVKMPKSIPSPLQIALMRIELDVVAGKEEWQHSIENIAKKIVARQQCRETTKES from the coding sequence ATGAAAAAGAAAAGCGGCGGAATAGTTTGGGCCGACATCGTCGGGAAAAAGCGCTATGGCATCATAGGAGCTATAGCACGCATGCTTTTGTTTCCACTAGGGAAACTATACGCCACCGTAGCAATACTACGTAATATCATGTATGACAAAGGCGTCTTCGCCGTAAAAAGCGCAGACATCACCGTCGTCAGCGTAGGAAATATCGTCGTCGGCGGTACAGGGAAAACCCCGGTGACACTACTCCTCGCTAAGGCGCTTAAAGATCATAACATCGCAATAGTATCACGTGGATATAAATCTCCTGCAGAGAAGGCTTCAGCGCCACAGGTGCTGAGCTACGGCGATGGACCGCAATATTCTGCTAGGCAGTGTGGCGATGAGGCATACCTCCTCGCAAAAAACGCCGACAATGCCATCGTCGTCGTAGGGAAAGACCGACATCGTGCCGCAAAAATGGCAGCGAAAGCCGGCGCCGACGTCGTAATCCTCGATGACGGCATGCAATACCGCCGCCTCGCCCGTGATGTCGAGGTCGTCGTTATGGATGGTAATGACCTCTTCGGGAAGGGACACTGCATACCACGAGGATTCCTAAGAGAGCCGCTGTGGGGACTAGAACGTGCCGACGTCATCGTCGTAAATAACATCGTCGACGAGAGGCATTACAACGACGCCTATAAAGCACTGCACCGTTATACCGTAGCACCTATTATAGGCGTAACGCCACGACACGCTGGAGTATATGCCCTCGATGGCGAAAGGATAGAAGATATAAAAGGTAAGAAAGTAGGGATTTTCTGCGGTATCGCTAAACCAGAGTATTTCCGACGACAAGTAGAGCTTCAGGGCGCTGATGTCGTAGACGAACTCTTCGTTACCGATCACGTAGCCATTGACATAAAGGCGATAATACGCTTTGCTGAAGAGTGTAAAAATAAAGGCTGTGACCTTGTGCTATGTACCGAGAAAGACAGCGTTAAGATGCCGAAAAGCATACCTTCGCCGCTGCAAATAGCGCTGATGCGTATAGAGCTCGACGTCGTCGCAGGAAAAGAAGAATGGCAGCATAGCATAGAAAATATTGCAAAAAAAATCGTAGCACGGCAGCAATGTCGTGAGACAACGAAAGAGAGCTAA
- a CDS encoding SLC13 family permease gives MFSKISLFFVVIALLCCFTGSAFAEESTDLSNDKYVEAVATMKDYSETLGWHGWLTILVLVATIAVLVSEKLPPDIVMLMGSGVLLFGGILTPTEFLTGFSKDVIFTLAMLFIIARALDTHGVISYLANKMFTKSKSYAKQLFSLMAPLSVGSAFLNNTPIVLMLTPVVRKWALDKKKYPSQFLIPLSYAAILGGSCTLIGTSSNLVVDGLLRAENPAAGFGFFELAKIGIPCVIVGIIYMMTFGRRLLPKRRDPTKNIAQEVKNFTGEFSVTKTCPLIAMTIAAASPQYFSGELLIEIERDGDIIASPGADEVIHDGDRLVFAGEICDIAKLHSIEGLNSLVDPHFTLDISSSHFSEVVISNTSSWIGKTLRKVRFRTYYGGSVLAIYREGKRVVGTVRGTKLRAGDVLIMLSNKPWPQDFDYNNDFFYIRHTEKLPLRVSRRAWWVFGVLVAMIMAATSGVPMFFASICAVVALTATKSIAIHEIRKSIKWSVLILIGSAFAFGTALAKTGVAYHIAKGILPIVHGNQYALIAAIFFITMFITELITNNAAALLLFPIAIQLARQAGFDSIEAMKAVGVTVALASSYSFCTPIGYQTNTIIYGPGGYKFFDYTKAGITLSIAVYILAVTLIPQLWPLH, from the coding sequence ATGTTCAGCAAGATATCATTATTCTTTGTCGTAATAGCACTGTTGTGCTGTTTCACAGGGAGCGCCTTCGCAGAAGAATCCACAGATCTCAGCAATGACAAGTACGTCGAAGCCGTCGCTACGATGAAAGACTACAGCGAAACGCTAGGATGGCACGGATGGCTTACCATTCTTGTCCTCGTCGCTACCATCGCCGTGCTCGTCAGCGAGAAGCTACCGCCTGATATCGTCATGCTTATGGGGTCGGGAGTGCTGCTCTTCGGAGGGATATTGACCCCGACAGAGTTCCTCACAGGTTTCTCCAAAGATGTGATCTTCACCCTCGCTATGCTGTTTATCATAGCAAGAGCCCTAGATACCCATGGTGTCATCAGCTACCTCGCTAATAAGATGTTTACGAAATCAAAAAGTTATGCAAAGCAACTATTCTCTCTTATGGCACCGCTAAGTGTAGGGTCGGCATTCCTAAATAATACCCCCATAGTACTTATGCTGACGCCCGTCGTGAGGAAATGGGCCCTCGACAAAAAAAAATACCCCTCGCAGTTCCTTATACCTTTGTCGTATGCAGCGATATTGGGAGGATCGTGTACTCTGATAGGAACGTCTAGTAACCTCGTCGTCGATGGACTCCTCCGCGCCGAAAACCCCGCGGCAGGATTCGGATTCTTCGAGCTCGCAAAGATCGGTATACCTTGTGTAATCGTAGGAATTATATATATGATGACCTTTGGCAGGAGGCTCCTACCAAAACGCCGCGACCCTACAAAAAATATCGCACAAGAGGTGAAAAACTTCACTGGAGAGTTCAGCGTTACGAAAACATGCCCATTGATAGCAATGACGATAGCAGCGGCAAGCCCACAATATTTCTCTGGAGAGCTCCTCATCGAGATAGAACGTGATGGTGATATCATAGCATCTCCGGGCGCCGATGAAGTAATCCATGATGGAGATAGGCTCGTCTTCGCCGGAGAGATTTGCGACATCGCAAAACTCCACAGCATAGAAGGCCTGAACTCTCTTGTAGATCCACACTTCACCCTAGATATATCGTCGTCACATTTCTCCGAAGTCGTTATCTCAAACACCTCGTCGTGGATAGGAAAAACGCTACGAAAGGTACGGTTCAGAACATATTATGGTGGGTCAGTCTTAGCAATATATCGCGAAGGAAAAAGGGTCGTAGGTACCGTTAGAGGGACGAAACTTCGCGCCGGAGATGTCCTCATTATGCTCTCAAATAAACCATGGCCACAGGATTTCGACTATAACAACGACTTTTTCTACATAAGACATACAGAGAAATTGCCGCTCAGAGTATCACGACGGGCATGGTGGGTGTTCGGAGTCCTCGTCGCCATGATAATGGCAGCGACGTCAGGCGTTCCTATGTTCTTCGCAAGTATATGCGCCGTGGTAGCACTTACAGCGACAAAAAGTATCGCCATCCATGAGATACGTAAAAGCATAAAGTGGAGCGTACTAATACTTATAGGGTCGGCATTCGCCTTCGGAACAGCACTAGCGAAGACAGGAGTAGCATACCATATCGCAAAAGGTATATTACCAATAGTACACGGAAATCAATATGCCCTCATCGCCGCAATCTTCTTCATCACAATGTTTATCACAGAGCTTATCACAAACAACGCCGCAGCATTGCTATTGTTCCCCATAGCGATACAACTGGCACGGCAGGCAGGGTTCGACAGCATAGAAGCAATGAAGGCCGTAGGAGTCACCGTAGCGCTGGCATCGTCGTATTCGTTCTGCACGCCAATAGGATACCAGACAAATACAATAATATATGGCCCAGGAGGATATAAATTCTTCGACTACACAAAAGCAGGGATAACACTAAGCATCGCCGTCTACATCCTAGCCGTAACACTAATACCACAACTGTGGCCACTACATTGA
- the gcvH gene encoding glycine cleavage system protein GcvH, giving the protein MKKYYDNHEWVDVKDGVGTVGITAAAAKELGNIVYVELPEVGRRLDVGDYAVIVESTKAASEIYSPIAGTVIAVNEELSTSPSLINSSPEDKGWIFSVTSDQ; this is encoded by the coding sequence TTGAAGAAATATTACGACAACCACGAATGGGTTGACGTCAAAGACGGCGTCGGGACCGTAGGCATCACTGCTGCTGCCGCCAAAGAGCTCGGAAATATCGTATATGTCGAGCTTCCGGAAGTCGGCAGACGCCTTGATGTCGGTGATTATGCCGTCATCGTAGAGTCAACGAAAGCCGCCAGCGAGATATACTCCCCCATCGCCGGAACTGTCATTGCCGTCAATGAAGAGCTTTCTACATCGCCGTCGCTTATCAACAGCTCTCCAGAAGACAAAGGATGGATTTTTTCAGTGACCAGTGACCAGTGA
- a CDS encoding phospho-sugar mutase: MTVDLGAFDEQTRKNVMSWLDGDYDEETKEEIRSLLDDDPQAVTDAFYTSLTFGTGGLRGIMGVGSNRMNVYTVRAATQGLANYIKEQFPGEDGLSVIIGYDSRNNSDIFSMEAARVLAGNGIKVYRFSALRPTPLVSFGCRHKGCNAAIVITASHNPKEYNGYKVYWSDGGQIIAPHDKGIIEEVNKVTDLSMVKYADDGALVEDVDTDIDDAYVSAVEDLVIYPEDNKSHGKDLKVVYSSLHGTGVTLVPRLLEEWGFTGMIPVEEQNVPDGNFPTVESPNPEEQSALKLGIKKMIDNDADVLIATDPDADRVGVVVMHGGEPRFIDGNQLGCLFMYHVCEGLTSHDALPEDAAFIKSIVTTELFRTIAEAYGRPCFDVLCGFKYYAGKIHEWEQQNDGYRYIFGGEDSYGYLLGTHVRDKDAIIASAMVCEAVLHAKLQGKTLIDVLHDLYKMFGIHREKLESLKFPPTKEGMAQMKKVMATMRKATPTHFGDVAVTALEDYKTLTKTELATGKTEKIDLPQSDVLRFWLADGSRIVVRPSGTEPKVKLYCSVVMKDFDDLEEGVAACDMRCQKLIDTVKNLI; the protein is encoded by the coding sequence ATGACGGTAGATCTTGGGGCTTTTGATGAGCAGACGCGGAAGAATGTGATGTCTTGGCTTGACGGCGATTATGATGAAGAGACTAAGGAGGAGATCAGGAGCCTTCTTGACGACGACCCGCAGGCGGTAACGGACGCATTTTACACGTCGCTGACGTTCGGCACTGGGGGTTTAAGGGGCATTATGGGTGTCGGTAGTAATAGGATGAACGTATACACTGTACGTGCTGCTACGCAGGGGCTGGCGAACTATATTAAGGAGCAGTTTCCTGGGGAAGACGGACTTTCTGTTATTATCGGCTATGATTCTCGTAATAATTCCGATATCTTTTCTATGGAGGCTGCGCGTGTTCTCGCTGGCAATGGTATCAAGGTATATCGTTTTAGTGCATTACGCCCTACGCCTTTGGTGTCGTTCGGATGCAGACACAAAGGCTGTAATGCCGCTATTGTCATCACGGCGTCGCACAACCCCAAAGAATATAACGGCTACAAGGTATATTGGAGCGATGGCGGACAGATAATCGCCCCTCATGATAAGGGTATCATCGAAGAGGTCAACAAGGTCACGGACCTGTCGATGGTAAAGTATGCCGATGATGGCGCCCTTGTCGAAGACGTCGACACCGACATCGATGACGCCTATGTTTCTGCTGTCGAAGACCTTGTGATATACCCCGAAGACAATAAAAGCCATGGAAAAGACCTTAAAGTCGTATATTCTTCGCTTCACGGTACCGGCGTGACGCTTGTCCCTCGACTTCTTGAGGAATGGGGCTTTACTGGCATGATCCCTGTCGAAGAGCAGAATGTCCCAGACGGCAACTTCCCTACGGTAGAATCTCCAAACCCTGAAGAACAGTCGGCGCTGAAGCTTGGGATAAAAAAGATGATCGATAATGATGCCGACGTCTTAATTGCCACCGACCCTGATGCTGACAGAGTAGGTGTTGTCGTTATGCACGGTGGTGAGCCACGTTTTATCGACGGCAACCAGCTGGGGTGTCTGTTTATGTATCACGTCTGTGAGGGTCTGACGTCCCACGACGCCCTTCCTGAAGACGCTGCTTTTATCAAGTCGATAGTGACGACGGAGCTTTTCCGTACCATCGCCGAGGCGTATGGGAGACCTTGTTTCGATGTGTTGTGTGGCTTCAAATATTATGCAGGGAAGATCCACGAATGGGAGCAACAAAATGACGGATATCGGTATATCTTCGGCGGCGAAGACTCTTACGGATACCTCCTCGGAACACACGTCCGCGACAAAGACGCTATAATTGCCTCCGCGATGGTTTGTGAAGCCGTTCTACACGCAAAACTTCAGGGTAAGACGCTCATAGACGTCCTTCACGACCTTTATAAGATGTTCGGCATACACCGCGAAAAGCTAGAATCTTTGAAATTCCCACCGACGAAAGAAGGTATGGCGCAGATGAAGAAGGTCATGGCCACGATGCGCAAAGCAACGCCTACGCATTTCGGCGATGTCGCTGTCACCGCCTTAGAAGACTATAAAACGCTGACGAAGACAGAACTCGCCACAGGAAAAACTGAGAAGATAGATCTTCCACAGTCTGACGTCTTGCGTTTCTGGCTCGCCGACGGAAGTAGAATCGTCGTACGTCCTTCGGGGACGGAGCCTAAAGTAAAGCTATATTGCAGCGTCGTCATGAAAGATTTCGACGATCTCGAAGAGGGCGTAGCCGCTTGCGATATGCGCTGCCAAAAGCTTATTGATACAGTAAAAAATTTGATATAA